The genome window GTTCGAGAACAACGGCGTCAGCGTAATTCTTTCGTCACCGTATTTTCATGGATCGGCGCGCGACCAAATGGTCGCTTGTGCGAATGCTGCTGGCATTGAATGGATTATTGATGATGGCGTGCTGGCTATCTGGCCAAAGGGTGGCGCGCGCGGCGGCGCTATTCCCGTTGTGTCTCCCGAAACGGGAATGGTCGGATACCCGATTTACGACAGCCCCGGCATTACCGTCCGCACGGTCTTCAATAACCAATTGCTCTATGGGGCAAAGGTAAAGGTGGAGAGTTCACTCGCTTTTGCGAATGGGACGTTCATCATGTTCCATCTCGCTCATGAGCTGCAAAGCGAGACGCCGAACGGGGCGTGGTTTACGCAATTTTATGGATCGGTGGGTAATGACGTCACCCAATAGCGGCAAGGGATACACCGGTACTCAGACTCCCCAGACAGCCGGCGCAGACTTCAATGCCCACACCTTCCTCGTCTGGTCGATCTTGGCGCGCGTTCGCACCATGCAGATCTGCAAAGTGATGGGCGTGACGAACGCGGGCGGCATCGAGGCGGTTGGGTTCGTCGATTTGCTGCCGCTGGTGAATCAAGTCGACGGCAACGGAAATGCGGTGCCGCACGGCACCATCTACCGATGCCCGTATTTCCGGCTGCAAGGCGGCGACAACGCGGTGATCATCGATCCGGTGGTCGGGGATATCGGTTGGGCTGGGTTCGCGGACCGCGACATCTCGAAGGTGGTCGCGACAAAGGCGCAGGCGAACCCGGGCAGCGGCCGAAAGTTCGATATGGCGGATGCCGTCTACTTCGGGGGAATTATCAACGGCACGCCCAAGCAGTACATGGCCTTCTCGAGTAACGGCATCGACATCCTGTCGCCGACCAGGATCAGCCTGACGGCGCCAGTGATCGTGAGCAATGCGTCCAGCACCTTTACGGTCAACTCGCCGCAATCCCAGTTCAGCGGCGCGGTGATCGTCCAGGGCTTGCTGTCGTGGCTCGCCGGCATGACAGGTAGCGTCGTCAGCGGCGTGGCCTCGGTTATCACTGGCGCCGTGCAGTTTGTCGGGACTATCACGTCGAATGGCAAGAGTATTGACAGCACGCACACTCATGGTGGCGTGCAGGAGGGCGGCGACATCACCGACCCGCCGAACTGAGCGGAAACATGACGCAGACAGACACGCTTTACCTGGAACCGGATACCTGGGACTGGGCGCTCGATGCGAACGGCAACATCGCGGTCGCATCGGCGCCGTACAGCCTAGCGCAGGACGCCGCGAGCGCCTGCCGCACGTTCCTGGGCGAGTGCTACTACGACACGACGATTGGCGTGGCCTACTGGACCGATATTCTTGGGCAGCGGGTGTCGCTGGTCACGCTCAAGGCGCAATTGGTGTCGGCCGCGATGACGGTGCCGGGCGTGAAGTCCGCGCGCGTCTTCGTCTCGGAGATCACGCAGCGAACATTGAAGGGGCAGGTCCAAGTCACTGATGCCGATGGCGTTACGTCAGTAGCCTCGTTCTAAGCCGTATCACTCAGCAATCCAACCGCCTCCGGGCGGTTTTTTTACGCCCACTCAATGACGACGTCCACCAATGTACCCGCACCGACTTTCGGCGCGACCGGCTTCGTCGCGCCCGCCGAGTCGGACGTTCTCGCGGGCGTTCAAGCCGATCAGCAGGCGGCGTTCGGCGGAAACCTCAATCCGAGCCTGACCACATCGCAAGGGCAGCTCGCGCAAAGCACGTCGGCAATCATCGGCGACAAGAACGATAAGTTCCTGGCGCTGGCCAACGGCGTGGACCCGGCGTACGCCGCGGGCCGGATGCAGGATGCGATCGGGCGGATCTATTTCATCACCCGCATCGCCGCGCAGGCGACTGTGATAGAAGCGCCCTGCATGGGCCTTGCTGGCACGGTGATCCCAGCGAACAACGCCCTAATCGTAGACGCTGCGGGAAACATCTGGTCGTGCACGGCGACGGTGACGATTCCGGCGAGCGGGACCGTGACGACGTCGTTTGCGTGCACGACCACAGGCCCTACCGCGGTGCCGGCGCTGAATGGCGTCTCGATCTACAAAGCGATCCCGGGATGGGATTCGGTGACGTGCGCCTCAGGCGTCGTCGGGAACGCCGTGGAGACGCGGACGGCATTCGAGTTTCGGCGTCGGCAGTCGGTCGCGCTCAATGCGCAAGGATCGCTGCCAGCTGTCCTTGGCGCGGTGTTCAACGTGTCCGGCGTGCTGGACGCCTATGCGAC of Robbsia sp. KACC 23696 contains these proteins:
- a CDS encoding oxidoreductase; translated protein: MTSPNSGKGYTGTQTPQTAGADFNAHTFLVWSILARVRTMQICKVMGVTNAGGIEAVGFVDLLPLVNQVDGNGNAVPHGTIYRCPYFRLQGGDNAVIIDPVVGDIGWAGFADRDISKVVATKAQANPGSGRKFDMADAVYFGGIINGTPKQYMAFSSNGIDILSPTRISLTAPVIVSNASSTFTVNSPQSQFSGAVIVQGLLSWLAGMTGSVVSGVASVITGAVQFVGTITSNGKSIDSTHTHGGVQEGGDITDPPN